In Anser cygnoides isolate HZ-2024a breed goose chromosome 14, Taihu_goose_T2T_genome, whole genome shotgun sequence, one genomic interval encodes:
- the UBE2D2 gene encoding ubiquitin-conjugating enzyme E2 D2 yields MALKRIHKELNDLARDPPAQCSAGPVGDDMFHWQATIMGPNDSPYQGGVFFLTIHFPTDYPFKPPKVAFTTRIYHPNINSNGSICLDILRSQWSPALTISKVLLSICSLLCDPNPDDPLVPEIARIYKTDREKYNRIAREWTQKYAM; encoded by the exons ATGGCGCTGAAGAGAATCCACAAG GAGTTGAATGATCTGGCACGTGATCCTCCAGCACAGTGTTCAGCAGGGCCGGTTGGTGATGACA tGTTCCATTGGCAAGCTACAATAATGGGACCA AATGACAGTCCCTATCAAGGTGGAGTATTTTTCTTGACAATTCACTTCCCAACAGATTATCCCTTCAAACCACCTAAG GTTGCATTTACAACAAGAATCTATCATCCAAATATTAACAGTAATGGCAGCATTTGTCTTGATATTCTACGATCACAGTGGTCCCCAGCACTAACTATTTCAAAAG tACTTTTGTCCATCTGTTCTCTGTTGTGTGATCCCAATCCAGATGATCCTTTAGTGCCTGAGATTGCACGGATCTACAAAACAGATAGAGAAAA GTACAACAGAATAGCTCGGGAATGGACTCAGAAGTATGCGatgtaa